One Gossypium hirsutum isolate 1008001.06 chromosome A11, Gossypium_hirsutum_v2.1, whole genome shotgun sequence genomic window carries:
- the LOC107962470 gene encoding disease resistance protein RUN1-like produces MSSLLSTSSSISRKKYDVFLSFRGEDTRNNFTDHLYNALDRNGIVTFRDDPKLEAGEEIAPELFKAIQQSWCSVIVFSETYAFSGWCLEELAEIVKQKNDKGHKVFPIFYHVDPSDLRKQKGKVEEAFAKHEERYKENKDKIQKWRNALTEVANIKGWDLHNRYFFLFFSISEF; encoded by the coding sequence ATGTCGTCATTACTTTCGACTTCCTCATCCATTTCTAGAAAGAAATACGATGTTTTCTTGAGTTTTAGAGGTGAAGATACCCGCAACAACTTTACGGATCATCTCTACAATGCTCTAGATAGAAATGGGATCGTCACTTTTAGAGATGATCCAAAGTTGGAGGCTGGTGAAGAGATCGCACCAGAACTCTTCAAAGCAATTCAGCAATCATGGTGCTCAGTAATCGTTTTTTCGGAGACCTATGCCTTTTCAGGTTGGTGCTTGGAGGAGCTTGCGGAGATTGTTAAACAAAAAAATGACAAGGGTCATAAAGTATTTCCAATTTTCTACCATGTGGATCCCTCtgatttaagaaaacaaaaaggaaaagttgAAGAAGCCTTCGCCAAACATGAAGAAAgatacaaagaaaataaagacaaGATCCAAAAGTGGCGAAATGCTTTGACTGAAGTGGCTAACATCAAGGGATGGGATTTACATAATaggtatttctttcttttcttctctatttccgagttttaa